A genomic segment from Pyrodictium occultum encodes:
- a CDS encoding YbhB/YbcL family Raf kinase inhibitor-like protein: MRREVLLAALLLAALLAAVIYLHRQGGGAPRGAGELPLPELVAGAPRSIEVASPAFSEGGRIPSRYTCDGGDVSPPLLLKGVPEKARSLLILVYDPDAPGGVFIHWLLYSIPPATTYIPEAVPKTPVVQGLGVQGRNSFGRIGYNGPCPPRGDRPHRYVFLVVALDVPSTGLGPGATWKTLEERVRGHVLAYGYTYGLYSR; the protein is encoded by the coding sequence TTGAGGCGGGAAGTGCTCCTGGCAGCCCTCCTGCTTGCGGCCCTCCTGGCTGCAGTCATCTACCTCCACCGGCAGGGCGGCGGGGCGCCTAGAGGGGCCGGGGAGCTGCCGCTCCCCGAGCTGGTGGCCGGGGCGCCCAGGAGCATCGAGGTAGCGTCGCCTGCGTTCAGCGAAGGGGGGAGGATTCCTAGCCGCTATACCTGCGACGGCGGGGACGTGTCGCCCCCGCTCCTCCTGAAGGGTGTGCCTGAGAAGGCTAGGAGCCTGCTTATACTGGTCTACGACCCCGACGCGCCTGGGGGAGTTTTCATCCACTGGCTCCTCTACAGCATACCCCCTGCAACCACCTATATCCCGGAGGCCGTGCCCAAGACGCCCGTAGTCCAGGGCCTAGGGGTCCAGGGCCGTAACAGCTTCGGCAGGATAGGCTACAACGGGCCCTGCCCGCCCCGCGGCGACCGGCCACACCGCTACGTCTTCCTCGTGGTTGCGCTCGACGTGCCCAGCACGGGGCTGGGGCCTGGAGCTACGTGGAAAACCTTGGAGGAGCGGGTAAGGGGCCACGTGCTCGCCTACGGCTACACCTACGGGCTCTACTCCCGCTAG
- a CDS encoding tRNA (N(6)-L-threonylcarbamoyladenosine(37)-C(2))-methylthiotransferase, which produces MARVYFETYGCALNHADTAIMKSALARRGYEIVDSLEDADVIVVNTCTVRLDTEEKMRRRIRELYKLARSRSAALVVAGCMATAQPYTVKRIAPEALLVATYNVHRVHEALEQGRDLLGEPPRPKTLYTPEPGLMQRGRVAEVPIADGCLNDCSFCITKLARRRVYSRPMEKVVDLVRALARRGVVEIRITGQDVAVYGVDIYGKRMLPELLQRLAELPGSFMIRVGMMSPDQLMPILDEFIEALKAPRFFKFIHLPVQSGDDRVLRIMKRRYTVDEYRSMVREIRSKIPGVMVATDIIVGHPGEDEEAFGNTVRLVEELRFERVHLAQYTPRPRTVAAGLPQVPDPVKKSRSKRLMAVVERIGLEEHRKYIGSRARALVVSRGERGGLDAKLYNYTPVILPEGSAEPGEWRCIEVTDATWYDLRGRVLDC; this is translated from the coding sequence ATGGCTAGGGTCTACTTCGAGACCTATGGCTGCGCGCTCAATCACGCCGACACCGCTATAATGAAGAGTGCGCTGGCCCGTAGGGGCTACGAGATAGTGGATAGCCTCGAGGACGCAGACGTGATAGTAGTGAATACCTGCACGGTGAGGCTGGACACCGAGGAGAAGATGAGGAGGAGGATAAGGGAGCTGTACAAGCTTGCCCGGAGCCGGTCTGCAGCCCTAGTTGTGGCAGGCTGCATGGCCACCGCCCAGCCCTACACCGTGAAGCGGATTGCGCCAGAGGCGCTGCTCGTAGCAACCTATAATGTGCACCGTGTGCACGAGGCGCTGGAGCAGGGCCGGGACCTTCTCGGCGAGCCTCCTAGGCCTAAGACCCTCTACACCCCGGAGCCGGGGCTGATGCAAAGAGGTAGGGTGGCGGAGGTCCCGATAGCCGACGGCTGCCTCAACGACTGCAGCTTCTGCATAACCAAGCTTGCCCGCCGCAGGGTCTACAGCCGCCCGATGGAGAAGGTTGTCGACCTCGTAAGGGCTCTTGCCCGCCGGGGCGTGGTGGAGATCAGGATAACTGGCCAGGATGTGGCGGTATACGGTGTAGACATCTACGGGAAGAGGATGCTCCCGGAGCTGCTCCAGCGCCTAGCAGAGCTGCCGGGTAGCTTCATGATACGCGTCGGCATGATGAGCCCCGACCAGCTTATGCCCATACTCGACGAGTTCATAGAGGCGCTGAAGGCGCCTAGGTTCTTCAAGTTCATCCACCTCCCGGTCCAGAGCGGTGACGACAGGGTGCTCAGGATAATGAAGCGCCGCTACACGGTGGACGAGTACCGCTCAATGGTGAGGGAGATAAGGAGCAAGATACCCGGCGTAATGGTGGCCACCGACATAATAGTGGGACACCCCGGCGAGGACGAGGAGGCCTTCGGCAACACTGTGAGGCTCGTCGAGGAGCTAAGGTTCGAGAGAGTGCACCTAGCCCAGTACACGCCCCGGCCCCGCACAGTGGCAGCGGGGCTGCCCCAGGTCCCGGACCCGGTGAAGAAGAGCCGCTCTAAGAGGCTCATGGCGGTGGTGGAGAGGATAGGGCTCGAGGAGCACCGGAAGTACATCGGCTCCCGGGCCCGCGCGCTCGTGGTCTCACGGGGCGAACGCGGAGGCCTGGACGCGAAGCTCTACAACTACACTCCGGTGATACTCCCCGAGGGCTCTGCGGAGCCTGGTGAGTGGAGGTGCATTGAAGTAACCGACGCCACCTGGTATGATCTCCGGGGACGCGTTCTTGACTGCTAG
- the rpiA gene encoding ribose 5-phosphate isomerase A, protein MTASPAKRAAAERAVELLRPRLLEAERVGVGTGSTVAAVVEALLRDPELSRALRGARVYASSLSTLLLLRSHGVEAYTQVPGRGLDLYFDGADEAAPVGGECMLVKGRGAAMLREKIMAYNSRYTVIVVDESKLSSRLGELGKPVPVEVLEPALQPVIEELRARGVRAEPRLGCGCRDGPALTDNCGVVVDTWPWGVIEPMEYSSLLDRIPGVMGHGLFIGYADALVVGRGDGGSEVYECRRRWRNPTL, encoded by the coding sequence TTGACTGCTAGCCCGGCTAAGCGTGCCGCCGCGGAGAGGGCGGTCGAGCTACTTCGGCCAAGGCTCCTCGAGGCGGAGAGAGTGGGAGTCGGCACCGGCTCCACCGTGGCGGCGGTGGTGGAGGCGCTGCTACGCGACCCCGAGCTGTCCAGGGCGCTTAGAGGGGCTAGGGTCTACGCCTCAAGCCTCTCAACCCTCCTCCTGCTGCGCAGCCATGGAGTGGAGGCCTACACCCAGGTGCCGGGCAGGGGCCTGGACCTCTACTTCGACGGAGCCGACGAGGCAGCCCCGGTCGGCGGCGAGTGCATGCTGGTGAAGGGCAGGGGCGCGGCGATGCTGCGGGAGAAGATAATGGCCTACAACAGCAGGTACACCGTGATAGTGGTGGACGAGTCTAAGCTCTCCAGCCGGCTCGGAGAGCTGGGGAAGCCCGTCCCCGTGGAGGTGCTGGAGCCCGCCCTCCAGCCGGTCATCGAGGAGCTTAGGGCCCGTGGGGTGAGAGCCGAACCCCGGCTCGGCTGCGGCTGCCGTGACGGCCCCGCTCTCACGGATAACTGTGGCGTGGTGGTGGATACCTGGCCCTGGGGGGTCATAGAGCCCATGGAGTACTCCAGCCTCCTCGATAGGATTCCTGGCGTGATGGGCCACGGCTTGTTCATAGGCTATGCCGATGCCCTCGTAGTGGGCAGGGGTGACGGCGGCTCAGAGGTCTATGAGTGCAGAAGGCGCTGGAGGAACCCGACGCTTTGA
- a CDS encoding SWIM zinc finger family protein, which yields MTTPRLMELRRRIARRSEEARGQEAAAAGEMRAVRIARSPVELWIVMGRESDYIAIPGTYCSCPHFTIRVAGGESSEPCYHLVAVDIARRTGRFHDLSMVLRGDKLVDVLLETIFEGRTRTLRRLLYQQSRQGKQ from the coding sequence TTGACTACCCCCAGGCTCATGGAGCTCCGGCGCCGGATAGCTAGGAGGAGCGAGGAGGCCCGGGGCCAGGAGGCCGCGGCAGCGGGGGAGATGAGGGCGGTACGTATAGCCCGTAGCCCCGTGGAACTCTGGATAGTTATGGGGAGGGAGTCCGACTATATAGCAATACCAGGCACGTACTGTAGCTGCCCCCACTTCACCATAAGGGTCGCCGGCGGGGAGTCGAGCGAGCCCTGCTACCACCTAGTGGCAGTCGACATAGCAAGGAGAACCGGGAGGTTCCACGACTTGTCAATGGTGCTTAGAGGCGACAAGCTGGTAGACGTGCTGCTTGAAACTATTTTCGAGGGGAGGACCCGCACCCTGAGAAGGCTCCTCTACCAGCAGAGCCGCCAAGGGAAGCAGTAA
- a CDS encoding coiled-coil protein: MQPGLAGASEKEILDRMTELREEIKRLKEKRYSLIEEVRSLRQERRSLIERARLLRDQLRQLREKRRKLVEEVRSLRQQRRELLEKLRSTVNELEQQRKIAAELRPLARRSINAIRRRIEELEWRQQTQVLTPEQEKEIVDEIVRLEALLQKTLEARQVLQELAEKRAELMGLRLQLRSYGEEIRSRSERISRIDERINELRQELDKLSPRIDELTKTIDEKSKEIDRLREEINSKVQELRQLSQQLKNLYTGMEKERLLQIYAERKRQVEEKLKRGEPLTLEELRLLYASQLEELEEEGNEGREEDTSAGG; this comes from the coding sequence TTGCAGCCAGGCCTAGCAGGGGCCTCAGAGAAGGAGATACTGGACAGGATGACCGAGCTGAGAGAGGAGATAAAGAGGCTCAAGGAGAAGCGGTACTCGCTGATAGAGGAGGTCAGGAGCCTCCGCCAGGAGAGGCGAAGCCTCATAGAAAGGGCTAGGCTGCTTCGGGACCAGCTGCGCCAGCTCCGCGAGAAGAGGAGGAAGCTCGTGGAGGAGGTCAGGAGCCTCCGCCAGCAGCGCCGTGAGCTGCTCGAGAAGCTCCGCTCCACGGTCAACGAGCTAGAGCAGCAGCGGAAGATAGCTGCAGAGCTGCGGCCCCTCGCCCGCCGGAGTATAAACGCGATACGCAGGAGGATAGAGGAGCTGGAGTGGAGGCAGCAGACCCAGGTCCTCACGCCTGAGCAGGAGAAGGAGATAGTGGACGAGATAGTCCGCCTTGAGGCGCTGCTCCAGAAGACGCTGGAGGCGCGCCAGGTTCTCCAGGAGCTGGCGGAGAAGCGGGCGGAATTGATGGGGCTCCGTCTCCAGCTCCGCAGCTACGGCGAGGAGATAAGGTCCCGGAGCGAGCGCATATCAAGGATAGATGAGAGGATAAACGAGCTGAGGCAGGAGCTAGACAAGCTCAGTCCAAGGATAGACGAGCTGACCAAGACCATAGATGAGAAGAGCAAGGAGATAGACCGGCTCAGGGAGGAGATAAACAGCAAGGTCCAGGAGCTACGGCAGCTCAGCCAGCAGTTGAAGAACCTCTACACCGGCATGGAGAAGGAGAGGCTCCTCCAGATATACGCGGAGAGGAAGCGCCAAGTTGAGGAGAAGCTTAAACGAGGCGAGCCGTTAACACTAGAGGAGTTGAGGCTGTTGTACGCATCACAGCTAGAGGAGCTAGAGGAAGAGGGTAATGAGGGACGCGAAGAGGATACTAGTGCTGGCGGTTGA
- a CDS encoding DUF373 family protein — MRDAKRILVLAVDLDNDLGRAGIPTPILGRDRVLDAAIRFALYDPEDSDANVLFAAVKLADELRGKGYDAAPAVVAGSELGGAEASMRARQELERLIEEYQPDGVVVVSDGSEDELLVPMVSSLAPVYGVHRLVIKQLRGVEETYILLAKYIKKVITEPRFSRMFLGVPGIILVAFSVLALMHMLREALLVVLMLAGAAMVVRGFDLEERIVKTLTETPVALVSYAIAGISAALGIVLAVLQFIHAETVTPGVVADTIRGATGLLGFAASIAILGHAASKFVSGSTRLGRELVSIVTVVAVVVLLDTLAEALDMMNSFSLSSLIHALMASNFAVYTIVSVLLMAIAWRAARLLERPTYRTSSPSAERREEHGTAQPRQTRARDGE, encoded by the coding sequence ATGAGGGACGCGAAGAGGATACTAGTGCTGGCGGTTGACCTTGACAACGATCTAGGCCGTGCAGGTATACCTACCCCTATACTCGGCCGTGACCGGGTCCTAGATGCAGCTATACGCTTCGCTCTCTACGACCCCGAGGATTCTGACGCCAACGTGCTTTTCGCGGCGGTGAAGCTGGCCGACGAGCTACGCGGCAAGGGCTATGACGCAGCGCCTGCGGTGGTCGCCGGCAGCGAGCTGGGTGGCGCAGAGGCGAGTATGAGGGCCAGGCAGGAGCTTGAAAGGCTGATAGAGGAGTACCAGCCGGATGGCGTGGTGGTGGTCTCTGACGGCTCCGAGGACGAGCTACTCGTGCCAATGGTGTCCTCCCTGGCCCCCGTCTACGGGGTTCACCGTCTCGTCATAAAACAGCTCCGGGGAGTCGAGGAGACCTACATCCTCCTGGCCAAGTATATCAAGAAGGTGATTACCGAGCCGAGGTTCTCCCGCATGTTCCTAGGGGTGCCCGGCATAATCCTCGTGGCTTTCTCGGTGCTCGCCCTCATGCACATGCTCCGCGAGGCCCTCCTAGTAGTGCTTATGCTGGCCGGCGCAGCCATGGTTGTAAGGGGCTTCGACCTGGAGGAAAGGATAGTGAAGACACTGACGGAGACCCCGGTGGCTCTCGTATCCTACGCCATAGCAGGCATATCAGCCGCTCTAGGCATAGTCCTTGCAGTCCTTCAGTTCATCCACGCTGAGACAGTGACGCCAGGCGTGGTGGCCGACACGATACGGGGCGCCACCGGTCTACTGGGCTTCGCGGCGAGCATCGCCATTCTCGGCCATGCTGCCTCGAAGTTTGTTTCCGGCAGCACCAGGCTGGGCCGGGAGCTTGTCTCGATAGTTACTGTTGTAGCCGTTGTAGTGCTCCTCGACACGCTGGCAGAGGCGTTGGATATGATGAACAGCTTCAGCCTCAGCTCGCTGATACACGCGTTGATGGCCAGCAACTTCGCCGTCTACACTATAGTCTCGGTACTATTGATGGCCATAGCATGGCGCGCGGCTAGGCTGCTGGAGAGGCCTACCTACCGAACCTCCTCTCCCTCCGCTGAAAGGAGAGAAGAGCACGGTACAGCTCAGCCTCGTCAAACGCGGGCCAGAGACGGCGAGTGA
- the uppS gene encoding polyprenyl diphosphate synthase, with protein sequence MAGALLGWVGNTVYRRLLARLLRRRLARDKLPHHVAIIPDGNRRWARRRGLPAVAGHLRGYQVARRTLDLLWSLGVRHVTFYGLSRENCLYRPREELENLHRLLGRAVEELARDKRVESGRTRVFFGGDLSLLPGWLVESMEWINSSTKGNAPYTLAVAVCYSGRWEVEEAARRLCREAGAWEGLRKAMVFGWLPEPDLLIRTGGELRLSGFLLYHVAYTEFYFTRRLWPAFDEAELYRALLSFQRRERRFGR encoded by the coding sequence GTGGCTGGGGCTCTACTCGGCTGGGTGGGCAATACGGTGTACCGGAGGCTGTTGGCGAGGCTGCTGCGGAGGAGGCTGGCGAGGGATAAGCTGCCCCACCACGTGGCCATCATACCTGATGGTAACCGGCGCTGGGCCCGCCGGCGGGGGCTGCCAGCTGTAGCCGGCCATCTACGGGGCTACCAGGTTGCCAGGAGAACGCTCGACCTGCTCTGGAGCCTGGGGGTCCGTCACGTCACCTTCTACGGGCTCTCTAGGGAGAACTGCCTCTACAGGCCGAGGGAGGAGCTGGAGAACCTTCACCGCCTGCTGGGCCGGGCTGTAGAGGAGCTGGCGAGGGATAAGCGTGTCGAGAGTGGCCGGACGAGGGTGTTCTTCGGTGGCGATCTCTCCCTTCTGCCAGGCTGGCTCGTGGAGAGCATGGAGTGGATAAACAGCTCAACAAAGGGTAACGCCCCCTACACACTGGCGGTAGCGGTCTGCTACAGCGGGCGCTGGGAGGTGGAGGAGGCGGCCCGGAGGCTCTGCAGAGAGGCGGGGGCCTGGGAGGGGCTCCGCAAGGCCATGGTATTCGGCTGGCTCCCCGAGCCCGACCTGCTGATCAGGACAGGAGGAGAGCTGAGACTCAGCGGCTTCCTCCTCTACCATGTGGCGTACACCGAGTTCTACTTCACTCGCCGTCTCTGGCCCGCGTTTGACGAGGCTGAGCTGTACCGTGCTCTTCTCTCCTTTCAGCGGAGGGAGAGGAGGTTCGGTAGGTAG
- a CDS encoding CBS domain-containing protein encodes MPRRLVLLGQYPPTVVLEPGQSLLEALLALDQRGVRHGVVVDNEGRLQGILSIRRILSLIDRRLGQGESVYKGLEESRVEELMWRNPPRVILGEYGIEDVIYIMSRLNVGAVTVVDRDERVLGIVSEKHITGIMAMTSINVAVHEIMTSPAESLGRDARLREALSIMASHRYRHVPLVDEEGRVEEMVTARDIIGYVALEPTLEKLREGRDSEVFNIPASSIATGAPATVEPDVDVSRALRAMKKMGISGLAVVDQEGRLQGIVTERDAVIKLPKVVGTEIFYDQARSRLYVARIVS; translated from the coding sequence TTGCCCAGGAGGCTTGTGCTCCTAGGACAGTATCCGCCCACTGTGGTGCTTGAGCCCGGTCAGAGCCTGCTCGAGGCCCTCCTGGCCCTTGACCAGAGAGGGGTGCGCCATGGAGTCGTTGTCGACAATGAGGGTAGGCTGCAGGGCATACTCTCGATACGCCGCATACTATCCTTAATAGACCGGCGGCTCGGCCAGGGAGAGAGCGTCTACAAGGGGCTCGAGGAGTCGCGTGTAGAGGAGCTGATGTGGCGTAACCCGCCCCGTGTCATCCTAGGGGAGTACGGTATAGAGGACGTAATCTACATAATGTCGAGGCTCAACGTGGGCGCAGTCACCGTCGTGGATAGGGATGAGAGGGTGCTCGGTATTGTCTCTGAGAAGCATATAACCGGCATAATGGCTATGACCAGCATCAATGTAGCGGTGCACGAGATTATGACTAGCCCAGCTGAGAGCCTTGGGAGGGATGCCAGGCTACGTGAGGCTCTGAGCATAATGGCCTCTCATCGGTATAGGCATGTGCCTCTAGTGGACGAGGAGGGCAGAGTTGAGGAGATGGTGACTGCCAGGGACATTATAGGCTACGTGGCTCTCGAGCCCACACTGGAGAAGCTAAGAGAGGGGAGGGATAGCGAGGTGTTCAACATCCCTGCGTCGAGCATCGCTACCGGCGCCCCCGCCACGGTGGAACCCGACGTGGATGTGTCGAGGGCTCTCCGGGCCATGAAGAAGATGGGTATAAGCGGCTTGGCCGTGGTCGACCAGGAGGGGAGGCTTCAGGGCATTGTTACCGAGAGGGATGCCGTGATAAAGCTGCCGAAGGTAGTCGGCACGGAGATATTCTATGACCAGGCACGCTCCCGCCTCTATGTGGCGAGGATAGTATCATAG
- a CDS encoding translation initiation factor IF-2 subunit beta, with the protein MGQARGGRIQLIYDYEYLLRRLYERLPAKTAKASRFELPRLVVERVGTKTVIRNFKQVADVMRREPRLLMRYLLKELGTSGNYDEENGMLVINAKVSTATLNNLIQRFVKTYVICPTCGAPDTRLVRKGKTWILVCDACGAEQPVPPF; encoded by the coding sequence TTGGGCCAGGCTAGAGGAGGCAGGATCCAGCTGATATACGACTATGAATACCTGTTGAGGAGGCTCTATGAGAGGCTGCCGGCCAAGACTGCTAAGGCTTCTAGATTCGAGCTGCCCAGGCTCGTGGTTGAGAGGGTGGGCACCAAGACCGTTATAAGGAACTTCAAGCAGGTAGCCGACGTTATGAGGCGGGAGCCCAGGCTGCTGATGAGGTACCTGCTCAAGGAGCTTGGAACAAGCGGCAACTATGACGAGGAGAACGGTATGCTGGTGATAAACGCCAAAGTGTCTACGGCGACGCTCAATAACCTGATCCAGAGATTCGTAAAGACCTACGTCATATGCCCGACATGTGGCGCCCCCGACACGAGGCTGGTGCGCAAGGGGAAGACGTGGATACTCGTCTGCGACGCCTGCGGCGCGGAGCAGCCCGTGCCGCCCTTCTAG
- a CDS encoding DUF424 domain-containing protein, protein MPEDAAEPLVYINVIEAQGEKIIAMCDEELLGVKLVDGRIALHVSERFYGGQLVPLSYAITKAREATVLNLVGENVVNAAIREGLVHPEAVIRIAGVPHAQAVRMLY, encoded by the coding sequence ATGCCGGAGGATGCCGCCGAGCCTCTAGTCTACATCAACGTGATAGAGGCCCAGGGCGAGAAGATAATAGCTATGTGCGACGAGGAGCTGCTCGGTGTAAAGCTTGTAGACGGCCGTATTGCGCTTCACGTGAGTGAGAGGTTCTACGGAGGCCAGCTGGTGCCGCTCAGCTACGCGATTACCAAGGCGCGTGAGGCCACGGTTCTAAACCTTGTGGGGGAGAACGTGGTGAACGCAGCGATAAGAGAGGGGCTCGTGCACCCGGAGGCCGTTATAAGGATAGCTGGAGTGCCTCATGCTCAAGCTGTGAGAATGCTCTACTAG
- a CDS encoding proteasome assembly chaperone family protein, giving the protein MPVSRPVYEEEFDSLLLAEYEEFKLKKPSFMVLGLPDTGLVGVISSSHLVETLQMREVAGIDILSMMPPVAVISNGAVRPPIRIYARDNLLVVTAETPVPPPAIYPLSRLLIDYAMKSGVDYVMSIVGIASPNRINMDKPGVYWIASSEKAQKLVDGLDIRNFSNGYLVGPYALILKQAIRRRVANLVLLADAYVEFPDPEAAAEVLKVISRIVNIEIDVKKLLEQAEMIRLRLRGLMKQTRQAMAEMRAPSSLMYA; this is encoded by the coding sequence ATGCCCGTAAGCCGCCCGGTCTATGAGGAGGAGTTTGACAGTCTCCTCCTCGCGGAGTACGAGGAATTCAAGCTGAAGAAGCCAAGCTTCATGGTGCTGGGGCTTCCCGATACAGGGCTCGTCGGTGTCATATCGTCAAGCCATCTGGTGGAAACGCTTCAGATGAGGGAGGTTGCGGGGATAGACATACTCTCAATGATGCCTCCGGTAGCAGTCATATCTAACGGCGCTGTACGCCCTCCCATAAGGATATATGCGCGCGATAATCTGCTCGTGGTTACGGCTGAGACTCCGGTGCCTCCGCCAGCTATATACCCGCTTTCGAGACTCCTAATAGACTATGCCATGAAGAGTGGCGTTGACTACGTTATGTCGATAGTTGGTATAGCCTCTCCCAACCGGATCAATATGGATAAGCCTGGCGTCTACTGGATAGCTAGCAGCGAGAAGGCACAGAAACTCGTAGACGGTCTTGATATAAGGAACTTCTCCAACGGCTACCTGGTAGGCCCCTACGCGCTCATACTCAAGCAGGCTATACGCAGGCGCGTCGCCAACCTCGTGCTGCTCGCAGACGCCTACGTGGAGTTCCCCGACCCCGAGGCCGCCGCAGAGGTCCTAAAGGTAATCTCGAGAATAGTGAATATTGAGATCGACGTCAAGAAGCTGCTCGAGCAGGCAGAGATGATACGGCTGAGGCTCCGCGGCCTCATGAAGCAGACGAGGCAGGCCATGGCGGAGATGAGGGCTCCAAGCTCCCTAATGTACGCCTAG
- a CDS encoding Hsp20/alpha crystallin family protein, whose amino-acid sequence MSAYEELRREWERLRRRIIEEMDRLFYELEEIVHAGWSPEGALRPLYTVYEHPDHYTILVDLAAADTSSLEVKVSGDKLILEAKLEREVRFSDIYGTSMGHGLTFRHYKHELTLPPDADPSGVQVRVRPNKIVEITLPKKRE is encoded by the coding sequence TTGTCCGCCTACGAGGAGCTGCGCCGCGAGTGGGAGAGGCTGCGGCGCAGGATAATCGAGGAGATGGATAGGCTGTTCTACGAGCTGGAGGAGATCGTTCATGCAGGCTGGTCTCCCGAGGGAGCGCTCCGCCCGCTCTACACGGTCTACGAGCACCCCGACCATTACACCATACTCGTCGACCTGGCGGCCGCCGACACCTCGTCCCTGGAGGTGAAGGTCTCCGGCGACAAGCTGATCCTTGAGGCCAAGCTGGAGCGCGAGGTCCGGTTCAGCGACATCTATGGTACATCGATGGGGCACGGGCTGACCTTCCGCCACTATAAGCATGAGCTCACCCTTCCACCCGACGCCGACCCCAGCGGCGTCCAGGTGAGGGTTAGGCCGAACAAGATAGTGGAGATAACACTGCCCAAGAAGCGTGAGTAG
- a CDS encoding DUF1152 domain-containing protein, whose amino-acid sequence MCITESIYGWRPRCVLVVSTGGGGDVATASVLAEALRRGGVEAVVAASLWERFVRDPEPGPIPLHSIVGAEPVAGGAAARLHPGCYAVRGRILEPGACRAAGLLRGLAFYALDAWGGELALRRALEEIAGLHGCEALLDVDVGGDVLAEGREEGLWSPLGDSLGLAASANTGLPGVLGVHALGADGELGEEELLARIAAVAARGGYRWIRGLDRSDLELLEEVLKAVETEASRIPLLAARGAYGWLEIRGGTRRVRVTVYQAATVFLGLREAYEATPTARAVAGTSSLEEARERLNSLGVYTELDLEEDIHPLLELGLLTPERLLDARRAGRRRLGAPKN is encoded by the coding sequence GTGTGCATCACTGAGAGCATCTACGGCTGGAGGCCGCGCTGCGTCCTAGTAGTCTCGACCGGCGGCGGCGGGGACGTGGCCACAGCCTCGGTGCTGGCTGAGGCACTGCGCCGCGGGGGCGTCGAGGCCGTTGTAGCGGCTAGCCTCTGGGAGAGGTTCGTGAGGGACCCGGAGCCGGGGCCAATACCGCTCCACAGCATAGTAGGTGCGGAGCCCGTAGCCGGGGGAGCCGCGGCCCGCCTCCATCCAGGCTGCTACGCCGTCCGGGGCAGGATCCTAGAGCCTGGGGCCTGCCGGGCGGCGGGGCTCCTACGCGGCCTAGCCTTCTATGCCTTGGACGCCTGGGGTGGCGAGCTGGCCCTACGGAGGGCTCTGGAGGAGATAGCAGGGCTCCATGGCTGCGAGGCGCTGCTCGACGTGGACGTCGGCGGCGACGTGCTGGCGGAGGGCCGGGAGGAGGGCCTCTGGAGCCCCCTCGGCGACAGCCTCGGGCTAGCGGCGTCGGCCAACACGGGGCTCCCCGGGGTGCTCGGCGTCCACGCGCTGGGGGCGGACGGCGAGCTGGGGGAGGAGGAGCTGCTGGCCCGTATAGCAGCCGTGGCGGCGAGGGGCGGCTACCGCTGGATACGCGGCCTCGACCGCAGCGACCTGGAGCTGCTGGAGGAGGTGCTGAAGGCGGTGGAGACAGAGGCGAGCAGGATACCTCTCCTCGCCGCCCGCGGCGCCTACGGCTGGCTGGAGATACGCGGCGGCACGAGGAGGGTCCGCGTCACAGTGTACCAGGCCGCCACCGTGTTCCTAGGCCTCCGTGAGGCCTACGAGGCGACCCCGACCGCCAGGGCGGTGGCGGGGACGAGCAGCCTCGAGGAGGCCCGGGAGAGGCTCAACAGCCTCGGAGTCTACACCGAGCTGGACCTGGAGGAGGACATCCACCCCCTCCTGGAGCTCGGCCTGCTCACCCCCGAGAGGCTTCTCGATGCCAGGAGGGCTGGGCGGAGGAGGCTAGGAGCCCCGAAGAATTGA